From the Burkholderia sp. WP9 genome, the window TATCTGCGCACCGGCAAGCGCTTGGCCGCGCGTCGCACGGAAATCTCGGTGCAACTGAAGCCGGTGCCGTTCCGCCTGTTTCGTGACACTCCAGTGGACGCACTTACGCCTAACGTGCTGACCTTGCGCATCGATCCCGCGCATGGCACGAGCTTCGACTTCAACGTGAAGACGCCGGGGCCGGTCATGCAAGTCGGGCCAGTGCAGTCGTCGTTCGACTATGGCGACTTTTTCGCGGAGCGGGCGAACGTCGGCTACGAGACCTTGCTCTACGACTGCATGCTCGGCGACGAGACGCTATTTCAGCGTGCCGACAGTATCGAAACGAGTTGGTGCGCGGTGGACGACGTGCTGCATCCGAAATCGGGCGGTGCGATGCCGGTGCATGGTTATGCGGCCGGCAGCGAAGGTCCCGCGGAAGCAGACGCGCTATTGGCGCGCGACGGTCACAAATGGCGGCTGTTGAAACAGGACGCCGTTCAGAAGAAGTAATTCAACGAGCCGCACTAACGCAATCGGGGGACACCGTGGCGACACGTAAGACGAAAGTGACAAGCAGTACCGAGCGAATTCTGGCGATCGACGTTGGTGGCACGGGTTTGAAAGCCGCGATCATCGACGCGGACGGCAAGATGAAAACGGAGCGCGTGCGAGTGGCGACACCGCATCCGTGTACGCCGGATCAACTCGTGGACGCGCTGGCGACGCTGGTCGCTCCGCTCGTCGAACAGGAGCCGCCTACGCTGATGTCGATCGGCTTTCCGGGCGTGGTGCGCAACAACCGTATTCTGACCGCGCCGCACTTTGGCGTCGAAGGCTGGCACGATATTCCACTGGCTGATTCACTGGCACAGCGCCTGGGCGGATTGCCGGTTCGTATGATCAACGACGCCGAGATGCAGGGTTTCGCTGCGATCCAGGGCCAAGGCCTCGAATTCGTGCTGACGCTCGGCACGGGCGCGGGGACGGCGATGTTTCGCGACGGTGAGCTGATGCCCCATCTGGAGCTTGCGCATCACCCGGTCAGCAAGAAGGGCGTGGCTTACGACGAATACATCGGCGAGGCGGCGCGTGAGAAAGTCGGAAACAAACGCTGGAACCGGCGCGTTCAGAAGGTGATCGGGATCCTGAGCGCGCTGGTGAACTACGACAAACTGTGGATTGGGGGCGGCAACGCCGCGCGGCTCAAGTTCGATCTGCCGGCAAACGTGGCGACCGTTTCGAACGATGCGGGCATTGAAGGCGGCGCGCGTCTATGGCATGCAAAGTCCATGCGTGAATCGCGGCAATTGCCGGAAGCCAATCAACGGACGGGCCGCTTCAAGTGATCTTCGCGCGGCGCCTGCAGCCCTCGCGGCAGGCGGTTGCGCTTAACGCGCCGCGTCACCCCAACGGTATTCCACGCTCGCTTCGTCGAGTTGCGTCTTGATCTGCGGATCGAGCACGAACTCGGACGCCGCGAGCGTATCGCTCAATTGCTCGGCGCGGCTCGCACCGATAATCGCGGATGTGACGAGCGGGTTCGCCAGCACCCAGGCGAGCGAAATCCGCGTCAGCGATTCACCGGTTGGCGCCACGATGGCTTTCAATTGCTCGATCGTCTCGAACTCGCGTTTGTGCCAATACCGCTGCTGATACATCGCGCCGGCCTTGCCGACGGTTTCGGTGAAACGGCCGGACGTCGGCGTCGCATCCAGTTGATGCTTGCCCGTGAGCAGCCCACCCGCGAGCGGGTTGTATGGCATTACGGCCAGTTGCTCTTCGTCTGCGAGAGGCAGCAACTCGCGCTCGATCTGCCGGAACAGCAGGTTATAGCGAGGCTGCACGGAGACGAAGCGCGCCACCCGCAAAACATCGGCGCGGCCCAAGGCGCGGGCGAGCCGATACGCGAGAAAATTCGACACGCCGATATAACGCGCCTTGCCTGATCGCACGATCACGTCCAGCGCCTCGAGGGTTTCGTCGAGCGGCGTATTCGCGTCGTCGGAGTGAAGCTGGTAGAGGTCGACGTAATCGGTGCCGAGGCGCTG encodes:
- a CDS encoding ROK family protein, giving the protein MATRKTKVTSSTERILAIDVGGTGLKAAIIDADGKMKTERVRVATPHPCTPDQLVDALATLVAPLVEQEPPTLMSIGFPGVVRNNRILTAPHFGVEGWHDIPLADSLAQRLGGLPVRMINDAEMQGFAAIQGQGLEFVLTLGTGAGTAMFRDGELMPHLELAHHPVSKKGVAYDEYIGEAAREKVGNKRWNRRVQKVIGILSALVNYDKLWIGGGNAARLKFDLPANVATVSNDAGIEGGARLWHAKSMRESRQLPEANQRTGRFK
- a CDS encoding aldo/keto reductase, which translates into the protein MQYRKFGRTGLTVSRLCLGTMTFGLQTEEDDSHRILDTAADAGVNFIDTANVYPLGGGENIAGRTEEIVGRWLKGKRDRFILATKAVGKMGPAAWDQGASRKHLLDAIDASLQRLGTDYVDLYQLHSDDANTPLDETLEALDVIVRSGKARYIGVSNFLAYRLARALGRADVLRVARFVSVQPRYNLLFRQIERELLPLADEEQLAVMPYNPLAGGLLTGKHQLDATPTSGRFTETVGKAGAMYQQRYWHKREFETIEQLKAIVAPTGESLTRISLAWVLANPLVTSAIIGASRAEQLSDTLAASEFVLDPQIKTQLDEASVEYRWGDAAR